The following are encoded together in the Armatimonadota bacterium genome:
- the trpD gene encoding anthranilate phosphoribosyltransferase, with the protein MLSRYLHKTVDGQSLTRSEAYEALSAIMEGQATDVQIAGFLVALRMKGESPDEVAGFAQAMRDHAVKVPTRQEGVVDTCGTGGDALDTFNISTCAAFVAAGAGVPIAKHGNRAVSSRCGSADVLQALGVNLDITPEQVGACIDEIGVGFLFAPKLHPAMRYAVGPRKELGMRTVFNILGPLTNPAGATRQVLGVFSLPAARLVAGALSAMGTELALVVHGEDGLDEISTVGATHVLEVRSGQVSERLLTPDELGIARACGGDLAGGGPEESAGILRRVLSGDRGPARDITLLNAAAAIYVGGKAADLQEGLVLAADSIDQGKAMAKLEGLVTMTAGMSPDQ; encoded by the coding sequence TGCATAAGACGGTAGACGGGCAATCCCTCACCCGGAGCGAAGCCTACGAAGCGCTGAGCGCCATCATGGAAGGCCAAGCGACGGATGTTCAGATCGCTGGATTTTTGGTTGCCCTGCGAATGAAAGGCGAGAGCCCCGACGAGGTGGCGGGCTTCGCCCAGGCAATGCGCGACCACGCGGTGAAGGTCCCCACTCGGCAGGAGGGCGTGGTGGATACCTGCGGTACAGGCGGCGATGCGCTGGACACCTTCAACATCTCCACCTGCGCCGCGTTCGTGGCGGCGGGAGCAGGCGTGCCCATCGCAAAGCATGGCAACCGGGCGGTTTCCAGCCGTTGCGGGAGCGCTGACGTTCTCCAGGCGCTCGGGGTAAACCTGGACATCACCCCCGAACAAGTAGGGGCTTGCATTGATGAGATCGGAGTGGGCTTTCTTTTCGCCCCGAAGCTGCACCCCGCCATGCGCTACGCAGTCGGGCCACGCAAGGAGCTCGGCATGCGCACCGTCTTCAATATCCTGGGCCCGCTTACCAATCCCGCCGGCGCCACCCGGCAGGTACTTGGGGTCTTCTCGCTCCCAGCGGCGCGTCTTGTCGCGGGGGCATTGAGCGCTATGGGCACCGAGCTTGCGCTTGTGGTGCACGGGGAGGACGGGCTGGACGAGATCTCTACGGTAGGGGCCACTCATGTGCTGGAAGTACGCAGCGGACAGGTAAGCGAAAGACTGCTCACGCCGGACGAACTCGGAATCGCCCGGGCCTGCGGCGGAGATCTGGCCGGCGGGGGTCCGGAGGAATCTGCGGGCATTCTGCGCAGGGTACTTTCCGGAGACCGAGGGCCGGCGCGCGACATTACCCTCCTCAACGCCGCAGCGGCGATTTACGTGGGCGGGAAAGCCGCCGACCTGCAGGAGGGCCTGGTGCTGGCCGCTGATTCCATCGACCAGGGCAAGGCGATGGCGAAACTGGAAGGACTGGTGACGATGACCGCCGGGATGAGCCCGGACCAATGA
- the trpB gene encoding tryptophan synthase subunit beta — translation MPNTTKGRFGRFGGQYVPETLMGVLRELEDAYDKVKDDPEFHAEFETILRQYVGRPSPLYRADRLSERVGCKVYLKREDLNHTGAHKINNTIGQGLLAKRMGKRRLIAETGAGQHGVATATVAALFGMECVVYMGEEDIRRQELNCFKMELLGATVSPVTSGTRTLKDAINEAIRDWMTNVADTFYLFGTVAGPHPYPTMVRDFQSIVGRETRAQCFDQEGRLPDHLFACVGGGSNAMGLFYPFIEDETVQMHGVEAAGRGISTGHHAAPLNDGSFGVLHGAAQYMMQDADGQVAPAHSVAAGLDYPGVGPEHCYLRDIGRAVYHAVTDTEALAAFQELTRLEGIIPALESSHAVAQVLKMAGQFEPEEIVVINLSGRGDKDCYEVRRLLSEGMGEN, via the coding sequence ATGCCAAACACCACGAAAGGGCGCTTCGGACGCTTTGGCGGCCAGTATGTGCCCGAGACCCTCATGGGCGTCCTGCGGGAGCTTGAGGACGCCTACGACAAGGTCAAGGACGATCCTGAGTTCCACGCGGAGTTCGAGACTATTCTCCGCCAGTACGTGGGGCGGCCCTCTCCCCTGTATCGCGCCGACCGGCTGAGCGAAAGAGTAGGCTGCAAGGTCTATCTGAAGCGCGAAGACCTCAACCACACCGGGGCACACAAGATCAACAACACAATCGGACAGGGGCTTCTGGCAAAGCGCATGGGCAAGCGCAGGCTTATCGCGGAGACCGGAGCCGGGCAACACGGCGTGGCCACGGCCACTGTCGCCGCGCTGTTTGGTATGGAGTGTGTGGTCTATATGGGGGAGGAAGACATCCGCAGGCAGGAGCTGAACTGTTTCAAGATGGAACTCCTGGGAGCCACCGTGTCCCCGGTGACTTCCGGTACCCGCACCCTGAAAGACGCAATCAACGAGGCCATCCGCGACTGGATGACCAATGTGGCCGACACTTTCTACTTGTTCGGCACCGTCGCCGGTCCGCACCCCTACCCCACTATGGTCCGGGATTTCCAGTCTATTGTGGGCCGCGAGACCCGGGCGCAGTGTTTTGACCAGGAGGGTCGTTTGCCGGACCACCTCTTCGCCTGCGTGGGCGGAGGATCCAATGCAATGGGGCTGTTCTACCCTTTCATCGAAGACGAGACGGTTCAGATGCATGGTGTCGAGGCCGCGGGCCGGGGCATCTCGACGGGCCACCATGCAGCCCCGCTCAATGACGGAAGTTTCGGAGTGCTGCACGGCGCCGCGCAGTACATGATGCAGGACGCGGACGGCCAGGTTGCCCCGGCGCATTCCGTGGCCGCGGGACTTGACTACCCGGGGGTCGGCCCGGAGCACTGCTATCTGCGCGACATCGGCCGTGCCGTCTATCATGCGGTCACGGACACGGAAGCATTGGCTGCCTTCCAGGAGCTCACTCGTCTCGAGGGGATCATCCCGGCGCTGGAAAGCTCGCACGCCGTGGCGCAAGTGCTGAAGATGGCCGGGCAATTCGAGCCGGAGGAGATCGTTGTCATCAACCTGTCAGGGCGCGGGGATAAGGACTGTTACGAGGTCCGGCGCCTGCTCAGCGAAGGAATGGGGGAAAACTGA
- a CDS encoding tryptophan synthase subunit alpha gives MTLAQAFQKAADENRAALIVYVAAGDPDLEHTEAIVKTLAQSGADIVELGIPYSDPIADGPTIQEAGQRALAAGTTVQGVLDCARRVRAATDIPFVIMTCFNPVVQYGLERFARAAVECGVQGVLLSDLPVDESGDWNKIARSAGLDTVYLAAPTTEPERRRLICRSSTGFVYVISRPGTTGVRQDLPEGLPALLAELRQIATSPIAVGFGISTPAHVRAVAEMADGAIVGSAVVDVIGRHGKGPGLLPAISRLVEQLAAATARTPGTTADR, from the coding sequence ATGACCCTAGCACAGGCTTTCCAGAAAGCAGCGGACGAGAACCGCGCAGCCCTGATTGTGTACGTCGCCGCGGGAGACCCGGACCTGGAGCACACCGAAGCGATCGTAAAGACCCTCGCGCAATCCGGCGCAGATATCGTGGAGTTGGGTATCCCCTATTCCGACCCCATCGCCGACGGGCCCACAATTCAGGAAGCCGGGCAGCGCGCTCTCGCAGCAGGCACCACGGTTCAGGGCGTGTTGGATTGTGCTCGCCGAGTTCGGGCGGCTACCGACATTCCCTTCGTCATCATGACCTGCTTCAACCCGGTGGTACAGTACGGACTCGAGCGCTTTGCACGGGCCGCCGTTGAGTGCGGTGTACAGGGCGTCCTTCTTTCGGACCTGCCCGTCGACGAATCCGGCGACTGGAATAAGATCGCCCGGTCTGCAGGCCTGGACACCGTCTACCTGGCTGCTCCCACCACGGAACCAGAGCGGCGCCGGCTGATCTGCCGGTCGAGCACAGGATTTGTGTACGTCATATCCCGCCCGGGCACCACGGGGGTGCGGCAGGATCTGCCCGAGGGGCTGCCTGCCTTGCTGGCCGAACTCAGACAGATCGCGACGTCCCCGATTGCCGTAGGCTTTGGCATCAGCACCCCGGCTCATGTGCGAGCCGTCGCTGAAATGGCAGACGGGGCCATAGTGGGCAGTGCGGTCGTGGATGTGATCGGCCGACACGGCAAAGGCCCCGGTCTGCTTCCCGCCATCAGCCGGCTTGTTGAACAGCTCGCCGCCGCTACGGCAAGAACCCCAGGCACGACCGCCGATCGGTGA
- a CDS encoding PAS domain S-box protein: MDWRTGQARLPDLNSGDDVFLGINSRMVTPEGVCTAVLVNGYHYWVDGAYCDLFARTSQELLGQHLAVLFDQTSDDPAGAVATILQSADTETHHEFCTHRRDGKPIWVSFSARRVLFDGRGAIRLMVRDITAQKNTDDAIRESERRFRQLADLLPEMVFECDTNLRITYANRAAFEILGQRIEALEEGICVGDFLAPRDAKLVARRLARAGQTRKPTRGTYELHTKDGRTITCEINSAPITDANGVVTGFRGLIHDITERRRHEEALVARQRRLKTQSDALVALARGMSVQSVDIREHLLVITETAAQTLCVERASVWLYGPDGSDLYCADLFMPENQQHTSGERLSRNDFPAYFEALSEARTVAAVDALHDPRTHELAAGYLEPRGIVSMLDAPIRLGGELVGIVCHEHTGEIREWQSDEQSFAASIADMVALCIATVERARTQQQLEQHARELERSNAELERFAAVASHDLKTPLSTIASFVQLIDRRHQDDEVSRQYIGMVLQSVERMVSLMDDLLDYARVGSRPTVPQPTDMNQIIEGVTLQLRRRIDECGGTVDHDDLPVCMVDPGQMHQLFHNLVTNSLKFRSDRPPRVHVRARCEGHLCHLTVSDNGIGIPEDQWDRIFRVFERGSHTTEYPGTGVGLSICQRIVSNHGGKIWVDSSIGNGANFHVLLPLAR; the protein is encoded by the coding sequence ATGGACTGGCGAACAGGTCAGGCGAGATTGCCCGATCTGAACAGCGGGGATGATGTCTTCCTGGGGATCAATTCACGAATGGTAACGCCCGAGGGTGTCTGCACCGCTGTTCTGGTCAACGGGTATCATTACTGGGTGGACGGTGCCTACTGCGACCTCTTCGCCCGTACATCGCAAGAGCTACTCGGGCAGCACCTTGCGGTGCTCTTCGACCAGACGTCTGACGATCCCGCTGGTGCTGTAGCGACGATCCTGCAGAGCGCCGACACCGAAACACACCATGAGTTCTGCACACACCGCCGCGACGGAAAGCCCATCTGGGTGAGCTTCTCCGCGCGACGGGTCCTGTTCGATGGGCGGGGAGCGATACGCCTGATGGTCAGAGACATCACAGCGCAGAAAAACACCGACGACGCGATCCGCGAGAGCGAGCGGCGTTTTCGGCAGCTGGCCGACCTCCTGCCCGAGATGGTGTTCGAGTGTGACACAAACCTGCGCATAACCTACGCGAACCGCGCTGCCTTCGAGATCCTCGGACAACGCATCGAGGCTCTCGAGGAGGGTATCTGCGTGGGTGACTTTCTTGCGCCTCGCGATGCGAAGCTAGTGGCAAGGCGTCTGGCGCGAGCAGGACAGACCAGAAAACCAACCCGGGGCACGTACGAACTGCACACCAAGGACGGCCGGACCATCACCTGTGAGATCAACTCGGCCCCAATTACGGACGCCAACGGGGTGGTCACAGGCTTTCGGGGTCTTATCCACGACATCACCGAACGGCGTCGCCACGAGGAGGCACTTGTTGCGAGACAACGGCGATTGAAGACACAGTCCGATGCCCTCGTTGCCCTGGCTCGAGGCATGAGCGTCCAATCAGTGGACATCCGGGAGCACCTGCTCGTCATCACGGAGACCGCGGCACAAACGCTCTGCGTAGAGCGTGCGAGCGTGTGGCTCTACGGCCCTGACGGCAGCGATCTGTACTGCGCAGATCTGTTTATGCCCGAAAACCAGCAACACACGTCCGGCGAAAGGCTTTCCCGGAACGACTTCCCCGCGTATTTCGAAGCGTTGTCCGAAGCACGGACGGTGGCCGCGGTGGACGCCCTGCATGACCCTCGCACGCACGAGCTTGCTGCCGGCTACCTGGAGCCCCGTGGAATCGTCTCCATGCTTGACGCTCCCATTCGACTGGGCGGGGAATTGGTCGGCATTGTCTGCCATGAACATACAGGGGAAATTCGGGAATGGCAGAGCGATGAGCAGAGCTTCGCAGCATCCATCGCGGACATGGTGGCGCTTTGCATCGCTACCGTCGAACGTGCGCGAACCCAGCAGCAACTTGAACAGCATGCACGCGAGCTTGAGAGGTCCAACGCGGAACTGGAACGCTTCGCAGCAGTCGCCTCCCACGACTTGAAGACGCCTCTGAGTACCATTGCCAGCTTCGTGCAGTTGATCGACCGCCGGCACCAGGACGACGAAGTGAGCCGCCAATACATTGGGATGGTACTGCAGTCGGTGGAGCGCATGGTGTCTCTGATGGACGATTTGCTGGACTACGCCCGTGTGGGGAGCAGGCCCACCGTGCCTCAACCCACCGACATGAACCAGATCATCGAGGGCGTGACGCTTCAGTTGCGGCGGCGCATCGACGAATGCGGCGGAACTGTGGACCATGATGACCTGCCCGTCTGCATGGTCGACCCTGGGCAGATGCACCAGTTGTTCCACAATCTCGTGACAAACTCGCTCAAGTTTCGCAGCGACCGGCCCCCACGCGTCCATGTTCGTGCCAGGTGTGAGGGCCACCTGTGTCACCTGACGGTCAGCGACAATGGCATCGGAATACCCGAGGATCAGTGGGACAGGATCTTCCGCGTGTTCGAGCGCGGCTCACACACCACTGAGTACCCCGGTACCGGCGTTGGCCTGTCCATCTGCCAGCGGATCGTGAGCAACCACGGCGGCAAAATCTGGGTCGACTCGTCAATAGGAAATGGCGCCAACTTCCACGTACTGCTGCCCCTCGCCCGGTAA